The following proteins come from a genomic window of Bradyrhizobium paxllaeri:
- a CDS encoding Bug family tripartite tricarboxylate transporter substrate binding protein produces the protein MHGSMPALLAVCRKLALLPLALALAAHFSTHASAADYPDRPVKIVVPFPAGGTADAIPRIVGDWLSRKWSQPVVIENRTGAAGNIGAEQVFHSAPDGYTLLSSPPPPLAINHNLYPRLGFDPTKFEPVIVMAKVPNALIVNPTNIKASSVPELIAYLKGKSDRTICATQGNGTTSHLTSELFQLMAKVKMRHIPYRGSAPALQGLVAGDVDVMFDNLGVSLALVQAGKLKLLAVASSERLPTLPDVPTISETLPGFEAVAWYGIVAPPKTPKNIVDKINADVNEALRQPQVQEQLKKLSAGIFGGPVDKSSAYMREEIDRWAAVIKSANIELQ, from the coding sequence ATGCATGGCTCCATGCCAGCGCTGCTTGCCGTCTGCCGTAAACTGGCGCTGTTGCCGCTGGCTCTCGCCTTGGCCGCGCATTTTTCAACGCATGCGTCGGCCGCGGACTATCCGGACCGCCCCGTGAAGATCGTCGTTCCCTTCCCCGCCGGCGGAACGGCCGATGCCATTCCAAGGATTGTCGGGGACTGGCTGTCGCGCAAATGGAGCCAGCCGGTGGTGATCGAAAACCGCACCGGCGCCGCAGGAAACATCGGCGCCGAACAGGTCTTTCATTCGGCACCCGACGGCTACACCCTGCTCTCCTCGCCGCCGCCGCCGCTTGCGATCAATCACAATCTGTATCCCAGGCTCGGATTCGATCCGACGAAATTCGAGCCTGTTATCGTGATGGCCAAGGTACCGAACGCGCTGATCGTCAATCCGACCAACATCAAGGCATCGAGCGTGCCCGAGTTGATCGCGTACCTGAAAGGCAAATCCGACAGGACCATCTGCGCCACGCAGGGCAACGGCACGACCTCGCATCTGACGTCGGAACTGTTTCAACTGATGGCGAAGGTGAAGATGCGGCACATTCCCTATCGCGGCTCGGCGCCTGCGCTGCAGGGGCTCGTGGCCGGCGATGTCGACGTCATGTTCGACAATCTCGGCGTCTCGCTGGCGCTGGTCCAGGCCGGCAAGCTGAAATTGCTTGCCGTGGCCTCGTCCGAGCGGCTTCCAACGCTGCCGGACGTACCGACGATATCAGAGACGCTGCCGGGTTTCGAAGCGGTCGCGTGGTACGGCATCGTCGCGCCGCCCAAGACGCCGAAAAACATCGTCGACAAGATCAACGCCGACGTGAACGAGGCCTTGCGCCAGCCCCAGGTGCAGGAGCAACTCAAGAAACTATCCGCCGGGATTTTCGGCGGCCCGGTCGACAAGTCATCCGCTTATATGCGCGAGGAAATCGACCGCTGGGCCGCGGTGATCAAATCAGCCAATATCGAGTTGCAATGA
- a CDS encoding FAD-dependent monooxygenase, producing MTQLTVVIIGGGIGGLFAANALIAHGFKASVYEQAPALGEVGAGVFLTPNSVRQLQRVGLGDQVERRGARVGTGSHYFRHDGAPIAPVQVTDSAGWNATFGMHRADMVEILAGALPPGVVHTGRRCTGFEQVDEVARVTFDNGAVAEADVVIAADGIHSELRRYAAPPSRPVFHGSVAYRGVLPHRRIPHWPTDRWQMWLGKGKHFLSFPVRSGELINYVGFVPADAEMKESWSAPGDADVLRREFEGWDPRIATLLSQVDKTFRWALYDREPLPTWTRGRLTLLGDAAHPMLPHLGQGANQSIEDGMALATILARVTRADVPAALSAYERLRRERVAAVQRGARENGMRYDSTYADLGVRDAEISAHAAFRRRLYDHDVVPEAQAAAASLG from the coding sequence ATGACGCAGCTCACTGTCGTGATCATTGGAGGCGGAATCGGCGGATTGTTCGCCGCAAACGCGCTGATCGCGCACGGCTTCAAGGCTTCCGTCTATGAGCAGGCGCCCGCGCTTGGCGAGGTCGGGGCAGGGGTATTTCTGACGCCCAACAGCGTGCGGCAATTGCAGCGGGTCGGCCTCGGAGATCAGGTGGAAAGACGGGGGGCCAGGGTCGGCACCGGCTCCCATTATTTTCGCCACGACGGCGCGCCGATCGCGCCGGTTCAGGTGACGGACTCGGCCGGCTGGAATGCGACCTTCGGCATGCATCGCGCAGACATGGTCGAGATTCTGGCCGGCGCCTTGCCGCCCGGCGTGGTGCACACGGGCCGTCGCTGTACCGGTTTCGAGCAGGTCGATGAAGTTGCGCGGGTGACATTCGACAATGGCGCCGTCGCTGAGGCTGATGTCGTCATTGCTGCTGATGGTATTCACTCGGAGCTCCGGCGATATGCGGCGCCGCCGTCACGGCCGGTCTTTCACGGCTCCGTCGCCTATCGCGGCGTGCTGCCGCATCGGCGCATTCCGCACTGGCCGACCGATCGCTGGCAGATGTGGCTCGGCAAGGGAAAGCATTTCCTCTCCTTTCCGGTGCGATCGGGTGAACTGATCAACTATGTCGGCTTCGTGCCGGCCGATGCAGAAATGAAGGAATCCTGGTCGGCGCCCGGCGACGCGGACGTGCTGCGCCGCGAGTTCGAGGGCTGGGACCCGCGCATCGCCACGTTGTTGAGCCAGGTCGACAAGACGTTCCGCTGGGCGCTGTATGATCGCGAGCCGCTGCCAACCTGGACTCGCGGTCGCTTGACACTGCTCGGCGATGCCGCGCATCCGATGCTGCCGCATCTCGGTCAGGGCGCCAACCAGTCGATCGAGGACGGCATGGCGCTGGCGACCATTCTGGCGCGGGTGACGCGCGCCGATGTACCGGCTGCGTTATCGGCTTATGAGCGGCTGCGGCGCGAGCGGGTGGCGGCGGTCCAGCGCGGCGCGCGCGAGAACGGGATGCGCTACGACTCAACCTACGCCGATCTCGGCGTTCGCGATGCCGAGATATCAGCCCATGCAGCGTTCCGCAGGCGGCTTTACGACCACGACGTGGTGCCGGAGGCGCAAGCGGCGGCAGCTTCCCTGGGCTGA